AGTCTCTGAATCCGTGGCATACACTTTCCCTTTTTCTGCATCGGTAGCCAATCCTAACAAGGAACCACCCGGATATTCCATAAAAGATTGGATGCTTTTGGAATCTCCGTTAATCACCCATATTGACGGGTTACCATGATCAGACACATACACTTTATTGCGGGACTCATCTACAGTTAACTCTCTGATCTTAGATTTGCTGCGTTCATTTTTGATTAGCTGAACCTGTTTTGTTTTGAGATCTACAGCACTCACCGCACTCTGAAGCGAATGGCCAACATACAAAGTCTGTGTTTTATTGTTCAATGCTATACCAAAAGGCAGATTTTTACCAACATTGATAGAATCCACAACAACCAGATCCTGCCCGTTAAGTACATAGATGTAATTATCCACTTCTTTATTGAAACCTGGTTTCGGGCCGGCAACATAGACCTGATCCATACTCGGATTATAGACTAACTGATATACTTCACTATCAATTTTTTGTTTTTTATCGATACGGAAAAGCGGAGTTTTCTCCTGGGCCTGAACGGCTACAGTGGCAAACAAAAGGCCACATACAATAAACATCTTTTTCATTTTATTAATAATTAGACTCAATATAAATAAGTAGCGTAAACAGTCTTTTCCCGAAGGTCAAAACACAAAAAAAGGCGTACCGAATCCGGTACGCCCTGTTTCATAGGTATTAATATGTTACTTTGTCTGTACTTTGACAAATCCGGACACCGCCCCTCCTACATTGACAGAGAAAGAGTTGGTAGCCGTATTACTACCTGCATTATATTCGTAATATCCGTTTTCACCTGCCTTAGTAGCACCACGAAGCAGAACTTTCCCATCGACCTCTACTGCTACCATAGCAGCTCCCGGATTAGTTCCGGTAGGTACTCCTGTTATGGCATTGAATTTCCGGTCGCTTACATTCAGGGAATAAAATTTCCAGATATCTTCACTATTAATATTTCCTGTAGCTCCGCCCGTCAGTTTCTCCGTATTGAGTGTGAAGATAAGACGTCCGTCTTTCGCAAATACATTGGTAAATTTACCATCATCTGCAGCTCTGAAATCACTGAATTTAAGTTCCCATGAACTGTCAATGTCTGTTTCAGCAGCTTTGATTCGCACAATTTTGGATTTGCCACCTACAGCCGTACGCCCTTGAGTGACGATATACAAATCGCCATTGGTATCAAAGTCATACATATGGTTTTCATTGATATATGC
The Sphingobacterium spiritivorum genome window above contains:
- a CDS encoding YncE family protein; protein product: MKKMFIVCGLLFATVAVQAQEKTPLFRIDKKQKIDSEVYQLVYNPSMDQVYVAGPKPGFNKEVDNYIYVLNGQDLVVVDSINVGKNLPFGIALNNKTQTLYVGHSLQSAVSAVDLKTKQVQLIKNERSKSKIRELTVDESRNKVYVSDHGNPSIWVINGDSKSIQSFMEYPGGSLLGLATDAEKGKVYATDSETMEGNILVYNADNGALESKFQTWSYCPLNITLDKSGNRIFVSQSNDNNITVVDSGTGKIINKVYLGYDASPIGIAYDADKDVLYAANRNKKEVVAVDMKTYKILERIETQGLPNTISINAGNGTVYVTNKQVGRKGEPVENGNTVMKIVRSL